The genomic DNA GTACATCAGAAAGTACCTCAAAGGACGGTATGAAAGGTGTGACAGGTGGTAATCCTTATATCAACCCTAGTAATATAGATACGGATAAAGAAATAAAAGATAGTCGCATCAAAGCCGGCACGTTAGCGGTGCAAATGTCCCAGTTTGTGGGAGTTGTGAACAATTTGTTTAGTCATGTGCAAAAACAGGTAAAACCCCAGTCTGAACTAGCACTGGATGAAATTACCCTCACTGTAGAAATTACTGGTGAAGGGGAAATTAAATTATTGGGTACTGGTGTTAAAGCTGCGGGTAAAGGTGCGATAGAGTTAAAATTTAAGCGTTCATCCCCAGAAAATCAAAACTAATCGCAAGATGGCGAAAAACTGCGCTGTTGTCATTGGCATTAACGAATATGACGAAATTCAAGCCCTTAACTATGCAAAAAGCGATGCCGAAAAGGTGCGAGATTATTTTTTACATGGTTTGGGTGTACATCCAGACCATTTATACTTCTTTTCCGATGACTCACCACGCAACAATGCTGGACGCAAAACCCAACCAACTTACGGTACATTACACAGTTTCTTAAATGATCGCTTTGCACAACCTTTTTTAGAACCTGGGGATACTCTGTGGTTTTATTTTAGCGGTCATGGAATGCCCCACGCAGGACGAGATTATCTCTTACCCATAGATGGCAACCCCCGCACTGTCCCCAATTTAGCTATCCCTATCAATTACATCACCGAACGTTTACGGGGTAGTGGTGCGGATAATATTGTATTGTTTATTGATGCCTGTCGTAGCACTGGTGAAAAAAGCGCAGGTTTAGGAATTGGAGAAGAAAAACAGCAAGGTGTAATTACCTTTTATTCCTGTAGTCCCAGTCAAGTTTCCTATGAAATTGAGGAAATTCAACAAGGGGCTTTTACTTATGTTTTACTTAATGGGTTGAAAATTCAAGGTGAAAGCAACTGTGCAACTGTTGAAAGACTATATAACCATCTCCGTCATCAAGTTCCCCAAGTCACCCTCAAACATAAAAATTATTCTCAGACTCCCTATGCAGCCATAGAACCAGCCACCAAGCTGCATTATATTTTATTACCTAAATTTGCTAACCAAAGTGATGTTGATGTTCTCAAAAAAGATGCCTTGAATGCTGAATTTGTAATCAAAGATTTTTCTCTTGCACGTCTATACTGGAGGCGCGTCATAGCAGCAGTAGGAGATGATGATGAAGCATTGGACGCAATTGTACGATTACGTAACCAGCAGTCTCAGCATCCTCCTGAAAAGACTGGAAACCCATCCCAACCAGGAATTAAACAACCAGCACCACCAAAAAACCTAGAAGTGATAGATTTAGGACAAGGCAAAACCCTGGAACTGGTACGCATACCAACAGGGAAGTTTACGATGGGAATGCCCCCGGAAGAACGCCAAATAGCCCTAGAAAATGCTGTTAAATACGGTTTGGATAAAGACAAAGTTGCAGAATACTTAGACTGGTCTACTCCACAGCATGAGGTGTATCTGCAAGAGTTCTGGATAGGGAAATATGCTGTTACCAATGCCCAATGGCAAGCCGTGATGAAAACTAAGCCATCTGAAAAATATGACAGCAAATTTCAGGGTGATATGCAGCCCGTGGTGGGGGTTTCCTGGCACGAAGCACGGGCATTTTGTGAAAAGCTATCTGAACAAACAAAACGGGCTGTGAGATTGCCCACAGAGGCAGAATGGGAATATGCCTGTCGTGCTGGAACAACTACACCCTTTGCCTTTGGCAACACTATCACAACAGATCAAGTCAACTATAACGGCAATTATCCTTATGCTGATACTCCCAAGGGTAAATATCGAGAATGTACTGGAAATGTGGATAGTTTCACCCCTAATGACTGGGGTTTATATCAAATGCACGGTAATGTCTGGGAATGGTGTTTGGATGAATTTCACGATAGCTATAGCGAAAAACCAGCGCGTTTAAAAAGCAATGGTAATGAAGTTTGGGGAGAATTAAATGTAAGTGAAGAAAATAATTTCGCTTATGTATGTCGGGGCGGTTCTTGGTACAACTATGCTATCAATTGCCGTTCGGCGACTCGTCACAGGATCCTCGCGCGTAATCGAGACAATGATCTCGGTTTTCGTGTTGTGTTCGGGTCTTCCTCGCCAGGACTTTCTTAGCCCTTTGCCCTCTTGCGCTTTTGCGCTTTGCTCTTTCTTTTCTACCCTTGCGAGCGCCAGCGAGCTAAATTTTTTTTTGATTATACATCTTCAAAAATGTAGAGACGTTCCATTTCAAAAATGTAGAGACGTTCCATGGAACGTCTCTACAAAGGGTTTTACGTTATCAAAAATCATTTGTTAAAGACTTGTAAACGATATCACTGATTAATATTCGGATGTTGTAAATTGAGGGTGGCTATCCTTGCTTATACTTCTTAGAATTTATGGCACATAGCTTGGGGTTGAGTTATTAAACGGGGCGGTTCTTGGTACAACAATGCTATCAATTGCCGTTCGGCGAATCGTAACAGGAACAACGCGCGTAATCAAGACAATAATCTCGGTTTTCGTGTTGTGTTCGGGTCTTCCTCGCCAGCACTCTCTACAGTCAGAGTTGATAGGAGGGATTCTATCGAGCGTACACCAGAGAGTCCAAACTCAAACCCAGTGATGTGGGTGACTATATCCGAATATAAAACCGAGCCAGTTAGCTTGGTAGGGAAACCGAAGACTTGACTGGCTCAATTAATCATAATATTAATAATAGTAGACGTTCCGGCGGAACGTCTCTACAAGGGTTTCAAACCACGCACTTCACACACCCTACAAACAAATATTGCTATGTTAATGA from Okeanomitos corallinicola TIOX110 includes the following:
- a CDS encoding SUMF1/EgtB/PvdO family nonheme iron enzyme — its product is MAKNCAVVIGINEYDEIQALNYAKSDAEKVRDYFLHGLGVHPDHLYFFSDDSPRNNAGRKTQPTYGTLHSFLNDRFAQPFLEPGDTLWFYFSGHGMPHAGRDYLLPIDGNPRTVPNLAIPINYITERLRGSGADNIVLFIDACRSTGEKSAGLGIGEEKQQGVITFYSCSPSQVSYEIEEIQQGAFTYVLLNGLKIQGESNCATVERLYNHLRHQVPQVTLKHKNYSQTPYAAIEPATKLHYILLPKFANQSDVDVLKKDALNAEFVIKDFSLARLYWRRVIAAVGDDDEALDAIVRLRNQQSQHPPEKTGNPSQPGIKQPAPPKNLEVIDLGQGKTLELVRIPTGKFTMGMPPEERQIALENAVKYGLDKDKVAEYLDWSTPQHEVYLQEFWIGKYAVTNAQWQAVMKTKPSEKYDSKFQGDMQPVVGVSWHEARAFCEKLSEQTKRAVRLPTEAEWEYACRAGTTTPFAFGNTITTDQVNYNGNYPYADTPKGKYRECTGNVDSFTPNDWGLYQMHGNVWEWCLDEFHDSYSEKPARLKSNGNEVWGELNVSEENNFAYVCRGGSWYNYAINCRSATRHRILARNRDNDLGFRVVFGSSSPGLS